The stretch of DNA CTACGGCGAAGCGGGGATCGCCCAGTTCGGCGTCCGTCGCACCGATCGGCTGCTCCACCCGATCGCACACGAATCGACCGCCGACACCGGCCTTGCGCACGAACGCGGCACCATCTCGCTGATCGCGCCCGAACCGGGACAGGGTCAGGGTAACTGGTTCATCGCGCTGACCGATATTCCGGGGTTTGACGCGTCGGACAGCTTCCACGGCTTCAGCCCCTTCGGGCGGGTCGTCGAAGGTATGGACGTGGTCGAAGCGATCTTCGCCGCGCCGACCGATCCTGACGCCGGAGAGGGCGTGATGAAGGGCCAGATGCTGGTCGACCCGGTCGCGATCGAGAGCGCGACACGGGTCGAACCTTAAGCGGCAATTTTTCTGGCCCGCCGGTTACGCTCTGGCGGCGCGGGAGAATTGTATGGCCGCCAAGAGGAAGATCGTCACGAACATGGCGTGGATCACGATGACGAATGGGGCCGGATTGCCCATTCCAGCGGCGAAGGCCGCCACGCCCATTCCGATGTAGAACGTCGCCGCGATACGGCAGACGGCTGCCATGCCCGATGGCTTGGCCCTGACGAGCGTGGCTCCCAAGGCGAGAAGCGGGACGATCAGAAAATAGCCGATGTTGAACGGATTGTCCTCGTTGCCGACGATGCCGACCGCAAGGTTCGACCATAGAGTGAAGAGCGCCCCGAAGGTCATCAGGCCTGCCCCGATGCGATATGACCAGTCGCGGCTGAGCCGGACGAGAGCCTCGACCACCAGTCCCGCGCCGCCCAGCAGGATGGCGGCAGCGATGAAGTCCCCGCCGTTCCAGTCGACCCCCTCGGCTCCCGCCGCCATGGCGATGGCGGGCAGGGCGATAAGGAAACCGACAAGCCCCCATCCCGCGAGGCGAAGTCTGGAAAGCAGGCGATCGTCCTTGTCGATCATGACGTCGTTCATTTGGTCACTCCTTGAAACGATGAAGAGTGATCGGTCATCGTTCTTTCGCCGGGAAAAGGCATGAGCGCCCGGTGAGGATCAGGTGAGCGCCCGCTGATTTCCGCGATTTGCCAAAAGAACACCTGCGACGAGAAAGCAGCCGAGCAGCAGTCCCTCGGTGGCCGCGGTGGCTGCCTGGACGGCTGGACTGAACCGCTCGGCCAGACCGCCCAGCCAACCGCCGTCGATCGCGGGTCCATGGAACTTGCGGGCGAGACCCAGCAGACTGGCGGCAAGTAGCTTGCCCCCGCCAAGGCTGATCAGCCCGCCCGCCGCTGCGCCGCCCAAACCGCCCCCGATGACGGGGCGGGGCCACCGCCCACTCACACCCCCGCAAAGTCGTGCGCCGATGGCGATCCCCGCGCCGAGGATCGCGCCCTCGAGACCGCCGGTAAAATCGTCGTGGGGCTGCCCGAGCAGGAAGGAGAAGCTGCCACTGGCGAGCAGGTGGAAAAGGTCGCCGACCAGAAAGCCGCCGATCGCCGCACCGACGGCGACGAAGGCGAAATCGCGCTGCACGATCCGGCTGGCGGCCGCCATTCCCAGCATCAGGCCGAGTGATCCGAGCGCCGCCAGGCCA from Sphingomicrobium sp. XHP0239 encodes:
- a CDS encoding peptidylprolyl isomerase — translated: MTHLILAAALALTLQDAAPAAPMQVAAPDAEAAATETVRVRMTTAAGDIVLDLDTGAAPITANAFLDYLDAGNLESATFYRAMPYGEAGIAQFGVRRTDRLLHPIAHESTADTGLAHERGTISLIAPEPGQGQGNWFIALTDIPGFDASDSFHGFSPFGRVVEGMDVVEAIFAAPTDPDAGEGVMKGQMLVDPVAIESATRVEP
- a CDS encoding winged helix-turn-helix domain-containing protein, which produces MNAAIHRFGPFEFDEREARLTRDGEAVALAPKTFDLLAAFVRHPGELLSKDTLFDAAWPGVTVGDEALTQAIKELRKSLGDEAAAPTYIETVPKRGYRFIAPVESAAPTGNSPMPRTASAEAHASMVRTIVGGTLGGAAAGLLGGAIYGLLAGAGNDAALIIFVVMTVIGVGLAALGSLGLMLGMAAASRIVQRDFAFVAVGAAIGGFLVGDLFHLLASGSFSFLLGQPHDDFTGGLEGAILGAGIAIGARLCGGVSGRWPRPVIGGGLGGAAAGGLISLGGGKLLAASLLGLARKFHGPAIDGGWLGGLAERFSPAVQAATAATEGLLLGCFLVAGVLLANRGNQRALT